CGTTTCGCAAAGTCGCTTCACCGCCGGTGAAGACGACGTGCGGCACGCCCAACGCCCAGAGTTGATCGAGGATCTTGAACCATTGCCCGGTTGTCAGCTCGGGGAAGTTCCGCTCGCGGGCGTTGTAGCAATGAGCGCAGTCATTATTACAGCGGTAGGTGACAGCCAAATCCATGCGGTAAGGCGCGGTGGGACGGGCGCTGAACGGCATGTCCATTTCAAGTTCGAGATCGTGGATGGCGCATGCGCCGTCGGGGCGAATCAGCTCATCGAGTTGAATGTTGAAGTTTGAAAGGTCGTTCTCTGCCTGCTTTTTCGAAACCGAATAACGCGAACATAAAGCGAAGATTCTTTCCTCTTTCGTCTTTCCTTCAAGAATCAACCATGCCATGAAAGCTGCAGTTGGATTCAGATGCATGACACTGTTGGCATTGACGATCAAAGTGCCATCCCCGCCCGGGTCGATGCGCAGGTGGATGCGCGATTTCTCGGGTCCGTTCTCGCGGGTGTAATGATGAAGACCGGATTTTGGATATTCGATCTTAGATTGCCGATTGAACAGATCAGTTAACAAAGCCGTTTTTCCTCATTTACCAATTACCAATAACTATCTTCCCCCGCCCGCACAGGCGCAGGCGCAGCCGGCGCAGGCACATGCACAGGCACAGGAACGTCCTCCACCGCCGCGGGAGCGACCACCGCTGCTCTTGGGCGGAGGCGGAGGCGGGTTGGTCACATTCGTGATCTTACCTGTGAACTCCTGAACGTTTCCGATGACTCCCGCAGCGAAGCCCTGCACACCATTGACCATGGACGCGGCAAAGTCTGCTCCGGGGAGCCCGGTTGAAGATGGGCCTCTGCCTGAGGATGAAGGCAGAGATACGGGCGTAGATGAAGAGCCGCCGCCTCCTCTCCAGGCTGGGTCATACCGCCCCCACCAATTCGGCACGATGATCGGACCGGTGAACGTGCGTCGCGTGCGGTCGTCGTAATCCTTGTCGAGCATCGTCCATTCGAGGGCTTCGTCGAATTTCTGGCTTTTCACTTCGGGCGTATCGGCAGCTTCGACCTGCGCCCAGGCTCTCTCCATGATGTTTTTGTAATACTCGATCGTTTCGCGGCGGCTGAAGCCCTTCATTTTTTCAGAGACGCTTTTTACAAGCGCAACAGTCATGTCCTGCAACAACTTGCGGCGGGCTTTTTTATCGTTCTCGCCAAAAGCCTTGAGAAAATTGATTTCGTATTCGTGCAGTTTTTCCGGCAACGGCGAAGCAGCCTTCAACTCCAACGGATCGCGCGTCGTCACGGACGCGGCGTTCTTCTTGACCGCGCCGAACAGGATCATCGTCATGACCTTATCGAGCGGCTGTTCCATCAACAGGGCCGCTTCGACAGCAGTCAGCCCGCGTTTGATCCCGTGACCTTCGATGGAGATCTTGGGCGGCAGGTATTGCAATTTTCTGCGGTTCGCAGCGCGGACACCGAGGATGGGAAGACCGACAAAGAGGAAGCCAAATCCGCCTAGGCAAAGCAAAATGAAGAACGTTTCCGGGTCGATCAGGGGCCGCGGCGGCGGAGTGTAAATGGATTCCGCCGGAACATACGTGCGCGGAAAGGATGCGCCGAAGTTATGGAATTTGGAAGCGTTCGCAACGGGTGAATACCATGTATAGGTGATGCGTCCTTCTTCATCGAATCCGGTTTGCGGCTCTGCGGGAAATCCCTCCGGCGCTTCGTGCCAGCGCGGCTCTTCGGGATCCATGTTCGGCGGCAGGTGGAAGGTCATGGTGAAATCGGTTGTACCGCTGACGTATTCAGAGCCGAACCACGTGGGAGCAAACGAAGCGCTGGCGTAGGCATCATCTTGATCGGGATAAAGAACGCTGCGAATGCCCGGGATGAAAACATGCACGGTTCCTCTCCCCCCCGCAGGGATGGTCTGGTTCCCCATTACGATCGCAAACCCCGAGCCGCTCCCAGCGTAATCGCTCCAAGAAACGGAAACAGGCGTCCCATCCACATCCGCGCGGACATCGGATAGCTCGAACGTCGAGTTGACCGTGCCCACATCCACATAATCGATCGGATGAGAGCCGGGCAGGTTTGTAAAGGTCCATGTGTAATCGAGGTCCAATGTGCCATCTTCGTTCCAATAGGCATGCACAACTTCCTTATTTACCTCGAAGAGATACGGCAAGTCCTGCGCGAAAGCGTTCAACGTAAAAGATGGAAGCGCGAATAACACAAGAAAGGCAAAAAGAAGTTTTCGTTTCATGGCATTCCTTTTATCGGTATCAAGTGGTATCAGGTGTCAGGTGTCAACTATCAGGAAAAACCTGACACCTGACACTCCGCACCTGAAACTTTCCCTACCACTTCGGTTCTTCGGTCAGTTGATATGTCGTGCCGCAGTACGGGCATTCCACAGTCGGCGCACCGGCAACGAGCTTGATATTCTCCGACTTCAACACCCCGCCGCAGGACTGGCACTTCATCTGCTCGATCTTCGTCTCGCCGGGCAGGTCCACTTTCATGGTCACCTGCTGGACGATTTCGGTTTTCGACCCGCGCTGCGCGGCGTAGACCATCCATGCCCCGCCGCCGAGGAACAACACGCCTGCACAGCCAAAACCTAGTCCAAAGGTCAGCCAGTTGGAATCACCCTGGGCGGAGGTCGAGCCAACAACACTCAATACGCCGTATCCGAACAGACACAATCCGATCAAGAATAGAATCCCCGCGCCGATATAAAGTAGTGTTTTGCTTCCCATGTCAATCTCCTGAAGGAATATATATCAAGTCTAGCATTTTGGCTGGTGTGACACAATTGACATTCGTCTTAAATAATACCGATTCGGTGTGATTTGATATGCGACAAAACATTATCTTCATCCGTATGGCAGCCGGTTGATTGGCATTACAATTGAAACCAATCCCCAACCTTCAGGTGAGACATGACAAAAAGCGATCATTACCAAACATGGCAGGAAACCACCCTAAAAAAATCACTCGATAAATTCAAGGAGCGGAGGGACCGCTTCGAGACGACCTCCGGAATCGAAATACCGCGCCTCGCGACCCCGCCCGGGCCTGATTCGGCCTACGAGGAGAAGTTGGGCTACCCCGGAGAATATCCCTTCACCCGCGGAGTCCAGCCGACGATGTACCGTTCACGCTTCTGGACGATGCGCCAATACGCAGGTTTTGCAACTGCTGAAGAAACGAACAAACGCTACCGATACCTGCTCGCAAATGGACAGACAGGTTTGAGCGTCGCGTTTGACCTCCCCACTCAGATCGGCTACGATGCGGATGACCCCATCGCGCAGGGAGAAGTCGGCAAAGTCGGCGTGTCCATTTCTTCCATTGTTGACATGCAACAGTTGTTCGACCAGATACCGCTCGACAAAGTTTCCACATCCATGACAATCAACGCGCCCGCGGGGGTTTTGCTCGCGATGTACATCGCCGTTGCCAAGCGCCAGGGCGCGGACATGAAGCAACTGCGCGGCACGATCCAGAACGACATTCTCAAGGAATACGTGGCGCGCGGAACGTATATCTTCCCGCCTGCGCCGTCGATGCGGCTGATTACGGACATCTTCCAGTTCTGCTCGAAGGAAGTGCCGTATTGGAACACGATCTCGATCTCGGGCTATCACATCCGCGAAGCCGGTTCGACCGCCGTGCAGGAAGTAGCCTTCACCCTTGCGAACGGAATCGCCTACGTCGAAGCGGCATTGAAGGTCGGTCTCAATATAGACGATTTCGCGGGTCAGCTTTCGTTCTTCTTCAATGCGCACAACAACCTGCTCGAAGAAGTTGCCAAATTTCGCGCGGCAAGACGCATGTGGGCACGCATCATGCGCGAACGTTTCAAAGCGCAGAAGCCGTCTTCTTGGCAGTTGCGCTTCCACACTCAAACCGCCGGTTCGACTCTCACCGCACAACAGCCGGAAAATAACGTGGTGCGTGTGACCTTGCAAGCGCTTTCTGCCGTCCTCGGCGGGACGCAAAGTTTGCACACCAACAGCATGGACGAAGCCTTGTGGCTGCCGACCGAAAAATCCGTCCGTGTGGCGCTGCGGACCCAGCAAATCCTCGCGCACGAATCCGGTGTCGCGGACTCGGTTGATCCGCTCGCGGGTTCGTATCTCATCGAGCATCTCACCGACGAGATCGAAAAAGGCGCGCTCGATTACATCGCTAAAATTGACGAAATGGGCGGAGCCTTGCCCGCCATCGAGCGCGGATTCATGCAGAACGAAATCCAAAATGCAGCGTATGCCGCCCAGCAAGCCATTGAAAAGAAAGAACAAATTATTGTCGGCGTCAACGCGTTTGAAGTGAAAGAAGAAAGAAGTTTGGAAAGACTGGTGGTTGATCCCGCCATCGAGGCAGTTCAACGAGCGGAGTTAAAGCATTTACGCGAGACAAGAGACGAGGGACGAGTGAACGAGTTGCGCGGAAGGTTGGTCACAGCCGCGAAAGGGACGGAGAACCTGATGCCGCTGTTTATTGAATGTGTGGAACATGACATGACCCTCGGCGAGATTTGTAATACGCTGAGAGGGGTGTGGGGTGAGTATGTGGCGGAAGGGTTTTAGACCGCCCCCACCTGTCATTCCTAAAATACAAGGCAGCAAAAGATGTCAGATAAGAAAAAGAGAAGACGCCGGAGAAATGGGAACTCTAGAAATGAGTTTATTGCATTTGAATACTATTCGAGACCTTTTTTGTTACTCGGGGATGAAATTACACGTTTTGGATATGACAATAGAAAGCCGCATGAAATTAGAAAAAGGTTTTGGAGTTTACTCCCCGATCGAACGTATGCATCTCTCGAAATAAGCCCATTACTAAAACATTATATCAATTCTATAGAAGACAATCTGAAAGAAATTATTAGCAAACGCTCATTGGCATACTGGTTGCACGTATACAGAAGAATTGGACCCTACTCAGCAGGGATAGATGAACAACCAATAACAATTGGATTGGTGCGAGCAGCATTCGAAATGGCTTTTTTGAAGTATGCTAACTTTGCCCCATGCCATTCAATAGGCATAAGCAAAGAAACTCCAATTGAAAATATTTTATCTGGACTATTAATGTCAGAGGAATTCGAATTAGAGAGAAATCTCATCAATGAAGCATCAAAACAAATGGTCTTAACCGATTTTAATTCCCTAAATTTGCTTGAAATATATAATGCAGAAAAATTAGCATATGAACTTTGGAGGAGCACAGCAAGCTTAAGAATTGCTGGAAAAGGGGCTTCTTTTACGATAAGTCAGTCAGAGCCCTATATTTTCGACAATCGAAACGACGAACTTGATAAACTTGTCCAAATATATGACAGCAGACATCATGGTATATCGTCTACATCATTGACAGGAACTTCATTCAGCAACCTCTCCAACCTAGAGGACTCTGGAAAAATCATTATCCCAACATATAATATGGGGCACTTACCATCCGAAAAATTCAATGAATTATTCAGAGGGGTTTTTAATCTCAACATTCAGAACTCAATGGTTTTTAATTTTTTGTGGGCGCCGTTTGAAATTGGTAAATACAGAAAATCTCACATCCCATATTCAGAAAAGTTCTTAGAAATCCACAATGTGGAATTAGACTCAGTTTTACTAACAATAACCGCGCTATGCAATCGGGTACTTCTCAATATGAAAAACGACTCGTTACATGCAATTCATAGATACTATCAAAGAGCTTATGAGGGTCCAAGTAAAAAATCATTGGTAATTGAAGAAATATTTAAATATCTACCAATAGCAGCTAGAACTCTTAATATTCCCGAAGAACAAATATCTCAAGAAAAGATTTTAAGCGCTATTGGTTTCTTAGAGCTATCAAAAAGCAAACAAGTTGATCTAAATTTACAATATCCTGGTCCGCATATGGTATTCCTACCTTACGCAGAAGATCGTTGGTTTATTGATTATGCATGGCTTAACAGTCTACTTTACAATCTCTTCATTGGTGTTTCACCCGACGATCAAAAATTCAAGGGTGATATTCTTGAAAAAGTTGTTAATTTTAGACAATCAATATTACCAACAAAACCATGCAAATCAACTTCAGGGCAATTTAAACAAATAGATGCATCATTTAAAGTCGGAAGCCGATTGGTAATTGTTGAATGTAAAGCAATCAATAAATCAGTCGCTTTTGACAAAGGTGACCCTAGTTCAATTCAATTCAGAAATAATAAATTTACTGATGCATTAAATGAGGTCGACGAGAAGGCGCAATGGCTAGCAAATAACCCATTGGGAACAAATTATGATATACGTAATTTTAGCGAGATATTGCCTATAGTAATATCTCCTTTTGTAGAATAAATTCCTAGCTTAAACAATTTTTATTGGATTGATTATGAAACTCCAAGAATAATTACGCCCGAAGAGTTGAAATTATTTTTGGATAATGAAAAATTTTCTGGAAATTTATTCAATCTTGTAACAGTCAAACAATTATCCTAATAAAAATAACTATAGGGAAGGTGTAGAAAGAGGGTGAGTGCTGCCCCGTCCATCCTAGCAGGCACCACCCAAAAAATAGGATGCATCCAAAGTGACAGTCACCTAAGAGGTGACTGTCACTTTTTCTACTTCATACAAACCTGACAAGTCTGCCTTCGCGAAAGACTGGGGGAATGCAATTGAACCGGCTTTCAGTGACGTTTGACACGGTCTGCTTTTCAGGAAGATGCTTATAATTTCTTCTGGCATAAAAACTACATTTGGAGGCAATACCCATGAATCCACTTGCTGTGATCATTATCAACCTTGCCCTGGTGTTCTACTCTATTGGTGTGTGGAGCGAAAGGCTTCAGGGAAGGCTCAAAGTCTGGCATACCGTTTTCTTTTATCTGGGATTGGTTTGCGACACCTGGGGCACCGGCATGATGTTCGAGTATGTGGGCGGCATGGCTTTCGATGTTCATGGAATATCAGGTTTGCTGGCGATCATCCTGATGTTCATCCATGCCGTCTGGGCGACGGTTGTCCTGATGAAGAAGGACGAAAAGATGATCGTCAACTTCCACAAGTTCAGCATTTTCGTGTGGCTGGTGTGGTTGATCCCCTACTTCAGCCCGATGGTGTTTCAGATTGCTCAGGCGGCGAAATGACGTCACAGGGGAATCGCCCAGGTGATTGAACATATAGTCAAGCCAGTCAGAACGAGGCAATCATCAACATGTGACTGCCTCGTTTTATATTTCATCGCAGCATGGAGCATCGAAAACGATTCCCCCGCTTGAATTCCACTTCCCCCCGCCGTACAATTTAATACGAGAAGCGTCCTTGACATGACGGGAGGGCTGTCATGAAGAAGAGAGCATACCCGGGGTGGATTGGGGCGATTTTGATATTGATTCTCCAATTGGCTTGCACCATTGCGGATACCCTGCCCGATTACTTCTGTGAGATGAACGGCGGGACATGGCATCCGTCCACGTTGGATGAAGACGCCTGGTGCGAGAAAGCCAAACCCAATCCGAAGGCAACGCCCGATGCGGGGGAGACAGATCCAGCCGGGAACGAGGCGGGGGAGAATCCACCCACAGAAGGCACGGAAGAATACATCCCGCCCATGAACGCTCCTGCACAGGATTGCAACGCGACGCTTTACATCCAAACATCAATCGAAATCGTCAAAGATATTCAAGAACCTTATTACCGGGAATGTGATTACAAATTGACGGGGAGAAACATCAACCCGGGCGAAGGGATATGGATCGCCCGCCGCACGAACGTCAGCGTGCATAGCAACCAAACGAATTCAGACAGCAGTTACTGGTACTCCGACCTGCTCGTGCCCGGGCAGGACTGGGAAGAGCAATTCCGCTCCACCTACATTACAAACGGAGGGACCAGCCAATGGCGAGTGGACAAAGTTGCCGGTGTGTTCAACCGGCCCGAATGTTTGTACCTGCTCACTTCAACGGAGGTGGAGTCCATCAGCGTGCCCGTCGAGTGGGCATGCGGCCCGTAAGGAGATGACCCATGAAACCCGATAAACAAATCTATATGTGGAGTCTCACTTTGGTGTTGATGATCTTCCTTTCCCTCGGCTGCATCGTGTGGGACCTGGTCGGGTACGATATCTCAAAAGACGTTTACTCAGGGACGTACACCGCCATCGCCAGGGAATTGACTCAAATACAGATAGATTACGAATTGGAAATCGCGGAAAAGACAGAGTGGGCGGATTACAACAACGCCAGATACACCAGTGAAGCCGCCACGTACGTGGCTTTCCTCAGCGCCACCGCCCCGCCGCCGGTTCCCCCGGTCATCATTACCATTGAATTTCTCAGCACGATCATCGGCGATGGAAAAACGAATTATGGGAATCTCTACTTCCGCGATGGAGATGGGGATGTGAACCGCCTCACTCTTGACGTTGTGTCTGCCACCAACTTCGGCGGCGCGGACTACAACCCAAGACCCTATCTCATTGCAGGCGATTATTACTCAGGAGTGTTTCAACTCTATATCTGGTGCGAAGGCTCGCAGGACGTGACCCTGCGTGCGACCCTTTATGATGAAGCCGGACTGAAGAGCAATTCGATGAATTTCTCGTTTACGTGTGAGTAAATGAAACATGACTCATCCCGAAATTAAGGTTTCGTGGGTGAGTTCGTTTTTAAGAACAGATGGGACGCTGATAAACGCTGAAAACGCGGATTTGTAATCCCTTTTCCGCGTAAATCTGCGCTCGTCCGCGTCCCAAATTAAATTCGGGGTTAATCATGTTTATGCTGATTTATGCTTTTTGGAATATAAACGACACCAGCCTCGGCGGCTTGCCTACATCGTCCGCGTGCCAGACCTCATCGAACTTGAATAATTCCAACCCATTCCTCTCGGCAGTGAGGATGAACTCTGAGATGTGATGGATGAAGACACCCACTTCGACGATCTGCGCGCCGCGCTCGAAACGAGCCTTTGTCCCACCGTATTGTTTGAAAGGATGCAGCTCATTGACGAGAAACTGCCCCCCGCTGCGCAATGTCCGCGCGGCTTGGGTGAAGATGTGATTCAAGTCCTTGATGTGTTCCAAAACCAGATTGCAAGTGATAAGGTCGAAGGAATTATCCGCGCAATTCCAGGGCTGGGTGATGTCTGCCAAAGCAAATCGGACATGGTCTGCCGTCACTTTTTGGCGGGCTCTGGCAAGCATCTTTTCGGAGAAATCGATTGCCAGGACAGAATCGCCCAGCGTGGCAAGGAACTCGGTGTTCTTCCCCGTCCCGCAGCCGATCTCCAAAATGGATGGGAAGCGCTGTCCCGTAAGGAGGAGGCGCGTCACCTGGGCGTCGAGGTCACGGGTGGGATTCGTGTTCGAGTCGTAGATATCCGACCATTCGTTGTAAGCGTCTTGTATGTTCACGCGGGCAAACCGTAGAACTCCACAAATCCGCATTCATCACAGCAATACGCCGCGAGAGGCTTGCGTTCCTTCGAGAGCGGCTTGCCGGAAAATGCCTTCGATAGATCTGGAGCCGATTCTTCATCCGGCGCAAAGACATACACATATTTCGATTTGAGCGTATATTCGTTGAATTTCATGATGCGCCCCTGTTTCATCGAGCCTTTGCATTTTGGACAAATTTTTGCTTCTGCCATTGTTCCTCTTTTCCACCGATAAAACTCAATCCGCTTTCGATACCCACGGACCGACGCCTTCGACCCGCTCCACGCGGATGCGGGTGATATAGCCGGGCGGAGGATTCTCCATCGGCGGGAATTTCACGCCGGGACCCATGTACACGTAGGCAAGTTTTTGCAGCAACGCCGCCGCGCCTCCTTCTGTGATGCGGGCTGTGCCGTACACCACGGCATATTCCCTCAGCCCGAAGCTGCTTAACGTGCTCGCTTCGAGCGAGAGAACGACACGCCCATCCCGCTCGATGTTGCGGACCTTTTGGTTGCGCGGCAAATGCGCAGCGACGATCTCATCATCTTCGACGCCGACCCACACCACGGTCACATGCGGAGTGCCGTCCTTGTTCATCGTCACAAGATGCGCATGCGCGCCGGAGGCGATCAGGTCAATGAGAGATTGGGGGATTTGCATTCAAGACTCCTGCGATAAATTCTGCAACCAAAGTTTCGCATCCTCCGCTTTGACCGCCCGCTCGGCTTCATGGATGAGCGCGTTCAAACTTCGTCTGCGCCTGAACGGCGCATTCGGCGGCAGGTAGGAAGCGGGCAATGGCGTCGGCTCTACGTTTAGCGATACATTGAAACACGGCGACCAACGCTGGATGAGTAATCTTTCAGAAGCGTCCAAATCGTTTCCGGCTTCGTCGAAATGCGGCGACTTGGAACTCAGCAATTCTATAGTGAAACTCATGGATTTGGGCCAGTTGCACCAGATGAACCGCCCGACGATGGAGTGTCCGTGAAAACCACCCAGCAAATGCTCCCAGACACGGGCAAACGCAAGCTGGGATTGCCCGACGTAGAATGCGACCTCGTCATCGCGAAACATGTAAAGGTCGAAGTGACTCCATTCCGCCGGGCATTGCTCGACGAGCAGGAAGCGTTTGAGTGGAATCGCGATGGGTTCCATCTTCACAGTATGGTTATTTTGGTTCATTGAAGTTAATGACCGTACATTATGGAAAACCAAATATGGTTTTTCGGAATTGCTGTTTAACCAAACGATTTACCGATTATACGCCAGCCATTTCGCCAAACAATAACCAATCTCTAATTCTCCAATTCTCTAATTTCTCCCCCTCCCTAATGAATCTGTAATCCAACCTCACGAACCCCACTCAACCCCAACGGGTATAATCGCCCGCATGGATTTTTTCTTTCCCGAGGACAATCTCACGCGCGCAGTGCCCGAAGAGACGCGCATCACGTCGCTGACCGCCGAAGCCTGGCCCGATGGTCGGCGGCTGCGGGTCAATTTGGAGATCACGCCGTTCCAAAAACGACCCTACATCGAAGTGACATTGAACGATGCTGACGGCGAAGAAGTGGCTTCGACAAGCATCGTCGAGCCGTTGAGCTGGAAACTGGAATTCACCATGCACATCCGCGGCGAGTTGCGGAACCCATACACGCTCCATGCGCGGTTGTATTATCCGGATGACGGTCCCTCTGATGAGCCGCGTCAATTCACTTTTGAAGTACATCCCCAGGCGGATACAAATTGACATGATTCTACATGGCATCTGTCATTCTTCGGTCGCTTCGCTCAGAGTGACATGGATCGTTATATTCATAAGTCTCCTGCTCGGAGCGTGCGTCCAGCCTGAAGCGCAAGCGACAGGCGTCCCGACGGAAGAGCCGCAGATCGTCGAAGAGACTCCAGTACGGGTCATCGATCCTGCCAGTGAAGCCGCCTTCCTTTCCATCGAAGAGAACGGGTTCGCCCATCTCTTTCTTTTCCGCTCGCACGACCTGACGTTTGCGCGCATCACATCCGGGGATTCAAACGACATCACTCCGGCGTTCAACGCGGATGGGACCAAAATTGCATTCGCGTCAGATCGCGACGGCGATTGGGACCTGTACGTGATGGCGCTCGATACCGGCGAGATCAAGCAGGTCACCAATTCGCTGCAATATGATTCGGCTCCATCGTGGTCGCCGGATGGGCAATGGCTGGCATTCGAAACATATCAAAACGATAACCTCGAGATCGCGGTTGTCAATGTCGACTCAGGCGAGATCGTCCCGCTCACCCAGCATCCCGCGTCGGATCATTCCCCCGCCTGGGCGCCGGACGGGCGGCATGTGGCTTTCATCTCCACGCGCGGCGGCGACAGCGACGTCTGGCTTGCAGACCTCGACCTCGCCGGCGACGACCGCTATCAAAACCTGAGCAACACGCCGTTCGCATCCGAGAACTTCCCATTTTGGAATCGCGACGGCTCGCAATTGTTGTGGTCGTCCATTTCGCAAACGGTCGGTTTTAGCGGCCTGTATATCTGGAATGCCGCTGAACCGAATCGCTCTGCGCATTGGGTCGGCGACGGAAGCATCGGCACATGGAACGAAGCCGAAGACCGCGTGCTCGCGGCAGTCAGCGCTCCGAACCAAACCTTCCTGACCTTGTACAATCTTCAAGGGGACATTCTCATCTCATCGATTCCCCTCAGCGGACGCGTGCGCGGCATGACCTGGGGAAGCGCGGCTCTTCCCCAGCCTCTGCCTGATTCGTGGACCCAGGCCGCGGAGCAAACGCCGGGAGCGCTTTGGTCTCCCATCGTCACCCCGGGCGGCGATGTTCCGAATCAACGCTTCACTGTTGTGCCCATCAACGATGTGCAGGCGCCCTTCCCTCAATTGCACGATCTCGTCGATGAATCGTTCAACGCCCTGCGCCAGCGCGTTTCTCAAGAGGCAGGCTGGGATGCGCTTGCAAGTCTGGAGAACGCATTCGTCCCCTTGACGACCTCCCTCGAACCGGGCTTGGACGATGACTGGCTTTATACCGGTCGCGCGTTTGCGATCAACTCGTTAATGTCAAACGCCGGTTGGATGGTCACACTACGCGAAGATGTTGGCGCATTGACCTATTGGCGTGTTTACATCCGCTGCGCCGTGCAGGACGGTTCTCTCGGCGAGCCGATCCACAATGCGCCGTGGAATCTCAATGCGCGTTACGACCTTGACCCGCGCACGTACGAACAGGGAGGCGATTATGCGCCCGTCCCCGCCGGGTATTGGGTGGATGTCACATCCCTCGCGCAAGCCTACGGCTGGGAACGATTGCCTTCATTACCGACCTGGCGCACTTATTACAAAGGCGCGCGCTTCACCACCTATGCAATGACCGGCGGATTGAATTGGTACCAAGCCATGCAGGAGTTGTATCCGGTCGAAGCGCTCGTCACACCGACCAAAGTTTTGGCTCCGACGTTAACTCCCACGAACACTGCAACTCTCACACCGACGAAACGTCCCACCCGCACTCCGCGCATGACCTTCACGCCGTCGTTGACTCCCACGATCACAACCACACCGCCTCCGCCTACATCCACGCCGACCCCGCCGACGGTGATTCCATAGCTAACTCTGTCATTGCGAGGGCGCTTTTGCTCTTCGCCCGAAGCAATCTCATCAAATGGCTATCAAGATTGCTCCGCCCGTTTCACCCGCTCGCAATGACGAAGAAAAAATGACTCTCAAACGCCTTCTTTCCTCTATCTTGTTTCCTCTTTTCCTCGTCTCCTGCACTTACGAGATCGGTTCATCCACGCCCACGCCGGTGATCCAGCCCGAAGCGCTGAGTCAGTCCGAGGTCCCGTTCGAGGCGGTGATCACTCCATCGCCCCAGCCGTTTCAGTTCAGCCTTCCCACACCCGGCGCGGAACCGATCACGAACTGGCGTCCGCCTCTTTACCCGGTGCCGTGGGCGATCTCTCCCTACGATCATTTCTTTTTCACACGTCCCATTGCCGCAAACCAGACCAACTGGCCCGTTGCGGATTATCGTTATGGCGGCGTGTTCTTTGGGCG
This portion of the Anaerolineales bacterium genome encodes:
- a CDS encoding class I SAM-dependent methyltransferase, producing MNIQDAYNEWSDIYDSNTNPTRDLDAQVTRLLLTGQRFPSILEIGCGTGKNTEFLATLGDSVLAIDFSEKMLARARQKVTADHVRFALADITQPWNCADNSFDLITCNLVLEHIKDLNHIFTQAARTLRSGGQFLVNELHPFKQYGGTKARFERGAQIVEVGVFIHHISEFILTAERNGLELFKFDEVWHADDVGKPPRLVSFIFQKA
- a CDS encoding TolB family protein, yielding MILHGICHSSVASLRVTWIVIFISLLLGACVQPEAQATGVPTEEPQIVEETPVRVIDPASEAAFLSIEENGFAHLFLFRSHDLTFARITSGDSNDITPAFNADGTKIAFASDRDGDWDLYVMALDTGEIKQVTNSLQYDSAPSWSPDGQWLAFETYQNDNLEIAVVNVDSGEIVPLTQHPASDHSPAWAPDGRHVAFISTRGGDSDVWLADLDLAGDDRYQNLSNTPFASENFPFWNRDGSQLLWSSISQTVGFSGLYIWNAAEPNRSAHWVGDGSIGTWNEAEDRVLAAVSAPNQTFLTLYNLQGDILISSIPLSGRVRGMTWGSAALPQPLPDSWTQAAEQTPGALWSPIVTPGGDVPNQRFTVVPINDVQAPFPQLHDLVDESFNALRQRVSQEAGWDALASLENAFVPLTTSLEPGLDDDWLYTGRAFAINSLMSNAGWMVTLREDVGALTYWRVYIRCAVQDGSLGEPIHNAPWNLNARYDLDPRTYEQGGDYAPVPAGYWVDVTSLAQAYGWERLPSLPTWRTYYKGARFTTYAMTGGLNWYQAMQELYPVEALVTPTKVLAPTLTPTNTATLTPTKRPTRTPRMTFTPSLTPTITTTPPPPTSTPTPPTVIP
- a CDS encoding methylmalonyl-CoA mutase family protein, whose amino-acid sequence is MTKSDHYQTWQETTLKKSLDKFKERRDRFETTSGIEIPRLATPPGPDSAYEEKLGYPGEYPFTRGVQPTMYRSRFWTMRQYAGFATAEETNKRYRYLLANGQTGLSVAFDLPTQIGYDADDPIAQGEVGKVGVSISSIVDMQQLFDQIPLDKVSTSMTINAPAGVLLAMYIAVAKRQGADMKQLRGTIQNDILKEYVARGTYIFPPAPSMRLITDIFQFCSKEVPYWNTISISGYHIREAGSTAVQEVAFTLANGIAYVEAALKVGLNIDDFAGQLSFFFNAHNNLLEEVAKFRAARRMWARIMRERFKAQKPSSWQLRFHTQTAGSTLTAQQPENNVVRVTLQALSAVLGGTQSLHTNSMDEALWLPTEKSVRVALRTQQILAHESGVADSVDPLAGSYLIEHLTDEIEKGALDYIAKIDEMGGALPAIERGFMQNEIQNAAYAAQQAIEKKEQIIVGVNAFEVKEERSLERLVVDPAIEAVQRAELKHLRETRDEGRVNELRGRLVTAAKGTENLMPLFIECVEHDMTLGEICNTLRGVWGEYVAEGF
- a CDS encoding TIGR03618 family F420-dependent PPOX class oxidoreductase — its product is MQIPQSLIDLIASGAHAHLVTMNKDGTPHVTVVWVGVEDDEIVAAHLPRNQKVRNIERDGRVVLSLEASTLSSFGLREYAVVYGTARITEGGAAALLQKLAYVYMGPGVKFPPMENPPPGYITRIRVERVEGVGPWVSKAD
- a CDS encoding TIGR03987 family protein, translating into MNPLAVIIINLALVFYSIGVWSERLQGRLKVWHTVFFYLGLVCDTWGTGMMFEYVGGMAFDVHGISGLLAIILMFIHAVWATVVLMKKDEKMIVNFHKFSIFVWLVWLIPYFSPMVFQIAQAAK